In Lentilitoribacter sp. Alg239-R112, the following proteins share a genomic window:
- a CDS encoding phage major tail protein, TP901-1 family — MTMQKGKDLLVKVDQEGDFVTVAGLRAKRLTFNHDKLDLANAETLDKWGELLANSDLERVGISGSGIFKDAQSDDLVRGMFFSSDIKEWQFTVPDFGNLCGKFQITALEYSGQHGGEITFEAAMESCGPVQFTSCG, encoded by the coding sequence GGAAAAGATCTTTTAGTTAAAGTAGATCAAGAAGGCGATTTTGTAACTGTCGCAGGGTTGAGAGCTAAAAGACTGACTTTTAACCATGATAAGCTTGATCTTGCCAATGCCGAAACCTTGGATAAATGGGGCGAGTTATTAGCTAATTCAGACCTGGAGCGTGTTGGCATCTCTGGTTCTGGAATCTTTAAGGACGCTCAGAGCGATGATCTGGTGCGGGGAATGTTCTTTTCCAGTGATATCAAGGAATGGCAATTTACTGTTCCTGATTTTGGGAATTTATGCGGAAAATTTCAAATTACAGCGCTTGAATACTCTGGCCAACATGGTGGCGAAATCACTTTTGAAGCCGCTATGGAATCGTGTGGCCCAGTTCAATTCACCTCCTGTGGATAA
- a CDS encoding XRE family transcriptional regulator has translation MSDPFILQQIGYRKPDAAKFVGVSPSKFMQLVKDKRMPEPSQVDGCVIWDGRELIAAFDALTGKGDGNWNI, from the coding sequence ATGAGCGATCCTTTTATCCTTCAACAGATTGGCTATCGTAAGCCAGATGCAGCGAAATTCGTTGGGGTTAGCCCTTCGAAATTCATGCAGCTTGTTAAGGATAAAAGGATGCCGGAACCCTCACAAGTTGACGGGTGCGTGATTTGGGATGGTCGGGAACTAATAGCCGCCTTTGACGCACTAACTGGTAAAGGGGATGGCAATTGGAACATATGA
- a CDS encoding tyrosine-type recombinase/integrase, with amino-acid sequence MKCDIPNVTQYEDRHGKLRTRYRKYGVTVQLPDPAHKDFPQSLADAITKAQNIKDGVPEKEVYKNGTIGFALERYYNSPKFKNLKPKTQNEYKNALNRLLAKNKKAEVSKLTDSMVEAMQVKMEATPAMANATMRYFRTFLAYCIKPLQLISQNPASSITMYEIGEWRSWSIEECERFEAYWPVGTLQRWIYTVARYTSQRIGDVVRMSRHDIRDGFIRVIQEKGRGKNKTGEEMWIFIHDEILTGLNHLPSDQIAFFITERGRLLKEDRASKIMAAAIKEAGLSKDCVVHGLRKRGATDLADSGANDREIMSVTGHKTTAMVGKYTRAADQRKRSKDAITRFEENRK; translated from the coding sequence ATGAAATGTGATATTCCAAACGTCACACAATACGAGGACAGGCACGGAAAGCTAAGAACGCGATACCGTAAATATGGTGTTACGGTTCAATTGCCAGATCCGGCGCACAAAGATTTTCCGCAATCTCTTGCAGATGCGATAACCAAAGCTCAAAACATCAAAGATGGGGTTCCTGAGAAAGAGGTATATAAAAACGGGACAATAGGTTTTGCTCTTGAGCGATATTACAATTCACCAAAGTTTAAAAACCTCAAGCCCAAAACTCAGAATGAATATAAGAATGCATTGAATAGGCTACTTGCAAAAAACAAAAAAGCCGAAGTGTCCAAACTTACTGATTCAATGGTCGAAGCAATGCAAGTAAAAATGGAAGCAACGCCAGCAATGGCAAATGCGACCATGCGGTATTTCAGAACGTTTTTAGCTTACTGCATAAAACCGCTGCAATTAATATCACAAAACCCAGCCTCATCTATCACAATGTACGAGATAGGCGAATGGCGTAGCTGGTCAATTGAGGAATGCGAACGGTTCGAGGCTTATTGGCCTGTTGGAACGCTGCAAAGGTGGATTTATACAGTAGCGCGTTACACATCACAAAGAATTGGCGATGTAGTGAGAATGAGCCGCCACGATATCAGGGATGGTTTCATTCGCGTAATTCAGGAAAAGGGGCGCGGCAAAAACAAGACCGGCGAAGAAATGTGGATCTTCATTCACGATGAAATTTTAACTGGATTAAACCATTTACCAAGCGATCAGATAGCGTTTTTTATTACCGAACGTGGTAGACTATTAAAAGAAGATCGCGCCTCAAAAATCATGGCCGCAGCTATCAAAGAAGCTGGTTTATCAAAGGATTGCGTTGTTCACGGATTGCGCAAACGAGGCGCTACGGATCTTGCAGATAGTGGCGCAAATGACCGTGAAATTATGTCAGTAACGGGCCATAAAACAACGGCTATGGTCGGTAAATACACAAGAGCGGCAGATCAACGGAAACGATCTAAGGATGCTATTACTAGATTTGAAGAGAATCGAAAATGA